Sequence from the Thermocoleostomius sinensis A174 genome:
TGCAACTCGTCATGAAGCAAGGTCAACGGCTTCAACCGCCTGAACCCCTCCGCATCATTGCCGACCGCACCCGTACCGCCGTCAGCCGTCAACCTCCTGCCATTCGTCGCCTCCATCAACCCGCTACCTTGCAACCCGCCATCTCAGCAGACCTGCAAACCCTGACAGAGCACACGCACGCAAGGTTCAAGTCCAACGGCTAAAAATTTTCGATTCCCCGCTCCTGCTTTCCGCTTCCTATCCCCCAACTCCTACTCCACCCTATGACTTCGATCGCTCTATTTGGTACTAGCGCTGATCCGCCTACAGCTGGACATCAATCGATTCTGGCGTGGCTGTCAGATCAGTTTGACGAAGTGGCTGTCTGGGCATCCGATAATCCATTTAAGTCCCATCAGACACCACTGGAACATCGGGCTGCAATGTTGCAACTTCTAATCGAGGATATTTATCCACCTCGGCATAATATTCATCTTCGTCCAGAGATGAGTAGCCCTCGATCGCTCATCACAGTTGAGCGGGCCAAGCAACAATGGCCAGAGTCTACGCTAACCTTAGTGATTGGAGCCGATTTAGTGGCTCAACTTCCTCAGTGGTATCGCGTAGAAGACCTGCTGCAACAGGTCAATCTATTGATTGTGCCGCGATCGGGGTATCCCCTGACAAACTCTGACTTGCAGCCATTACAGCAACAGGGAGCTACTGTAGAGATTGCCAATCTTTCGGTTCCGGCCGTATCCTCTACAGCGTATCGTGAAGAGGGAGATTCAGAGATCGTCACTCCTCCAGTTGAGGCATACATTCATCGGGAGCAACTGTACGAATGCCAGGACGCACCCAAAAAAAGCTGGTTGATTCAGCGCCGCAACGCATCCTAGCGGATTTCAAAGTGGGCGTAGACAATGTCATCTTCTCCGTAGACACGGATCAAAATCGTTTGCTGGTGCTGCTGGTGATGCGCCATGAAGAACCCTGCATTGGTCAGTGGAGTTTGCCAGGAACCTTGGTTCGTCAAGGAGAATCGTTGGAAGATGCCGCTTATCGGGTCTTGTCTGAGAAAATTCGGGTTGAAAATTTATATTTGGAACAGCTTTATACGTTTGGTGGGCCCGATCGCGATCCACGCGAAGCCTCGACAAGTTATGGTGTGCGCTATCTTTCAGTCAGTCACTTTGCCCTAGTGCGCTATGTGGAAGCCGAATTAATTGCCGATGGCGTCAGCGGTATTGCTTGGTATCCGATGCATCAAGTCCCTAAACTAGCGTTTGATCATAACCAAATTTTGGAATATGGCTATCGCCGCTTGCGCAACAAGTTGGAATATAGCCCCGTTGCCTTTGAAGTGTTACCAGAATTGTTTACACTCAACGATCTCTATCAGCTCTACACCACAGTACTAGGAGACAACTTCTCGGATTATTCCAACTTTCGATCGCGGTTACTAAAACTTGGGTTTCTCCAAGATACGGGTGTAAAAGTATCGCGTGGGGCCGGACGCCCCGCTACCCTCTATCGGTTTGATGCTAACGCATTTGCGCCATTCAAAGATAAACCCTTAGTTTTTATCTAATTAGTTTTTATCTAATTCATCTAGCTTATCTCAAGAAGCAGTAGCACCATGCCCCAAACTAATCTAGCTAGAACAACAAAGACAGGTGTCAATCGTCCTCGCCGCAAGAGCACTGGATGTCTGTAGATTGCTCTGATATGTCTTCAAGATCTTCTGATGTGTCTTCAAGATCTATCGGATTTGCTGCTGTGTTCATGGCTTTGGCAAGGGCCGCTTCCAAGTGTCGCAGTTGTGCTTCAACTCTTTGCTGCTCAGTGATATCTCGAACAAAGCTTTGCACCGCTAACTTGCCTTCATATTCAACCATGTGGCAACTAAATTCCGCTGGAACGCCTTTACCAGTTTTGTGTCGCTGTTGATGCTCAAAAGTGACGCTGCCTGTTGTTTGTAATTCTTGCAAAATCTCTTCTCGACGATCGTCAGCTAAAGGCATCATGACATCATTCATAGTCAGTTGCAACAGTTCTTGGCGAGTATATCCCAAGCGTCTAGAAGCTTTCTGATTCACGCTGAAAATACGTTGCGTTGCTAGCTCAGCAATAAAAATGGAATCGTTCGCTAACTCAAAGACATTATGGTAATTTTTCTCAGCTACTTGAAGTGCTAGATCACTTTGTCTTTGCCGAGTAATATCCTTAGCAACACAGATAACGGCATCAATTTCATGATTGATACCGTAAATTGGGTTTAAGCTATACTCAAATACTTTATTTTCGTGGTTGGCTGAAATCGTAAATTCAGCATAAATAGCTTGCCCGTTTGCAAACACTTGCTCACAATTAGAAGCAAAGTCTCCCAAAAAGAAATAATCAATCTCTTGTAAAGTCTTACCTAAAAAAAAATGTCGTTCAGCTTTTAATACGCGCCGACTAACAGAATTCGTATAAGTAAATCGCAATCTGCGATCGAGGATAAGGATCATATCTGAGCTAGCAGATAGAATTTGATCCAATAGCCCGGTTTGATAAGTAAGCTGTGCTAGCAAATCATGCTGAGGCTCTGGAGCCGAGTACTCGGATGTTTGGAGTCGGACAAGATCTTGGTGAACTATTTCACGAATGGGCAGTAAGTCTGTAGAAAGTTCGGTAGATAAATCCGCCGCTGCCATAGATGGGTTTGTGGAGGGCAAATTTGTAATTGGATGTGTCGTTGCTGCAAAGAGCGAATGGTAACCAGCGCCGGACCGCTGTAAATTGTCCACCTGTTCCGATAGCTGACTGAGTTGGCTTGCTAACTGGTGAACTTGTTGTTGCAATCGATCGATCGCGGAGTTGGAAGCTGGCGGTGCCACCCCATAACAGGTTGTCAACGCATTCAGAACAACCGCCGTTCGATTACTGCCTGTTGCCTGAGCTTGAGCTTCAATGATCTTGATGACTTCTTCTGAAAAACGGAATGTTATCGTTCTGCTAGACATCGACAATGGGTGCAAGGAGGACGCTGAGAAGTGAACTGTGACTTTTTGTAACTAAGTGATTAAACTTAGATTCAATCATAGATGAACCAGCATTGATCGGCTAGAAAAAAGACACTATTCACGAATTTTCTGCTGAATTTTTCACAATTTTCCGATTTTTTATTTTAGCAGTCACTTATTATTAATTTACGCCATGTATGACTGCTTTATGTGCAACTATCTGTCCCTCACTTCCCCGATTTGGGGGAGGAGAGAGCTAGAAGCAGTGACTCGATGGGGGTAAGCTATCTATCGCTGTTCCAATTTCGGTTAACTTGCAGCGTTTTGCAATCTTGATAGCTTATGGTTTCACGATCGCCCCAAAATCCGCCAGCACGCGAGCGTGGTTGCGCAACAGCCCCAGTAAGTTGAGACGATTGCGCCGAATATCTGGGTTTTCATCCATCACCAACACGCTTTGTGGCCCATCAAAAAACTGACTAACCACCGGAGCAATGGCTGACAGTGCCTCGACCAATGTTTGATAATCGCGATCGGTTTGGGCGGCTTGGGTTTGGGGAACCAATTCAACCAATGCCTCATAAAACGCTTGTTCTGATTGGCTTTGAAATAAGTTTGTTTCAATGATGGTAGCCGGGTCGAGTTGAACAGTGTCTAAGCTTCCTTGAGCAGCTAGGCGGGATGAACGGTTAATCGTTTCGTAAATCGAATCCAGCATGTGGTTGTCTCGAATCGATTGTAGAAACTGCGCTCGATCGCGCACATCCAGCAAATCTTGCAACGCACGTTCTGCGTACTCCCGATCGTTTTCGCCCAAGACAGCGTGAATCAAGTCGTAATCAATGCCCCGTTCTTGTAACAAAACTCGAACCCGTTGCAGAAAGAAATCTTGGAGTTGCATTTGTAGATCAGCTTGGC
This genomic interval carries:
- a CDS encoding nicotinate-nucleotide adenylyltransferase — translated: MTSIALFGTSADPPTAGHQSILAWLSDQFDEVAVWASDNPFKSHQTPLEHRAAMLQLLIEDIYPPRHNIHLRPEMSSPRSLITVERAKQQWPESTLTLVIGADLVAQLPQWYRVEDLLQQVNLLIVPRSGYPLTNSDLQPLQQQGATVEIANLSVPAVSSTAYREEGDSEIVTPPVEAYIHREQLYECQDAPKKSWLIQRRNAS
- a CDS encoding NUDIX hydrolase — encoded protein: MPGRTQKKLVDSAPQRILADFKVGVDNVIFSVDTDQNRLLVLLVMRHEEPCIGQWSLPGTLVRQGESLEDAAYRVLSEKIRVENLYLEQLYTFGGPDRDPREASTSYGVRYLSVSHFALVRYVEAELIADGVSGIAWYPMHQVPKLAFDHNQILEYGYRRLRNKLEYSPVAFEVLPELFTLNDLYQLYTTVLGDNFSDYSNFRSRLLKLGFLQDTGVKVSRGAGRPATLYRFDANAFAPFKDKPLVFI
- a CDS encoding PAS domain-containing protein; translation: MAAADLSTELSTDLLPIREIVHQDLVRLQTSEYSAPEPQHDLLAQLTYQTGLLDQILSASSDMILILDRRLRFTYTNSVSRRVLKAERHFFLGKTLQEIDYFFLGDFASNCEQVFANGQAIYAEFTISANHENKVFEYSLNPIYGINHEIDAVICVAKDITRQRQSDLALQVAEKNYHNVFELANDSIFIAELATQRIFSVNQKASRRLGYTRQELLQLTMNDVMMPLADDRREEILQELQTTGSVTFEHQQRHKTGKGVPAEFSCHMVEYEGKLAVQSFVRDITEQQRVEAQLRHLEAALAKAMNTAANPIDLEDTSEDLEDISEQSTDIQCSCGEDD